Within the Candidatus Reidiella endopervernicosa genome, the region GAAGTTAAAGTGATGCCCCTTTTTGATGAGAGCTATATTGATCAGCTCTACAATTCGGGCAAGGTATCTCGAGTGGAATATTTTCGTGCGTTTTTACGACGTATCAGCTCATTAGTAACTGTCTATCACTACGATGTCGTATTAATAGAATACGAGGTTTTCCCCTATTTTCCGGCGCTATTCGAACGCTTACTAAGTTGGACCGGTATTAAATACCTGGTCGATTACGACGATGCCTTGTTTCATCAATATGACATGCATCCTAGCTGGCTTGTTAGAAGGCTACTGGGGAACAAGATTGCTACCGTGATGAAATTGTCGGAGGTGGTAATCGCAGGCAATGGTTACTTGATGGATTATGCCAAGTTGGCAGGATCAAAACGTGTCGAGGTAATACCTACTGTCGTCGATCTCGATAATTACCCATTAACTGTGAACAATAAACGGCACAATTCTAAATTCACTATTGGATGGATAGGATCGCCCACAACCGCACGTTATCTGCAGTTGATTTGCCCGGCATTGAGGGAGTTCTGTGAGGCGAGTGGTTCCCATGTCCGCATAGTTGGCTCCGGTGAGATTGAACTTCCTGGTGTTGATATTGAGATTGTAGAGTGGAGTGAGGAAGATGAAATCGAGATGCTTCACACCTTTGATGTCGGCATTATGCCTTTGCCCAATGAGTATTGGGCGCGTGGTAAGTGCGGGTTTAAATTGATCCAGTATATGGCATGTGGTTTGCCTGTGATCGCCTCTCCGGTGGGTGTAAATAGTGACATCGTTGAACACGGTGTGAATGGGTTCCTCGCGAAAACTACAGAGGAGTGGGTAGCGGCGCTGAACGCGCTCTTATCAGATTCTCTATTACGTCAAAATATGGGTGAGGCTGGTCGTTCAAAAGTAGAACGACAATACTCATTACAGGTTACGGCCCCTCATCTGGCCGGCATCCTCTCTTCTGTTGCCTAGGCGTTCTTGTAATGTGTGGTATTGCTGGTTTATTCGATTGTCGAGCAGTTGCAAGTACTGCTTTAGTGGGCACAGTGTCGCGGATGATTGCCACACTGGATCACCGTGGTCCCGATGATAGCGGGACATGGATTGATGAATCAGTTGGCTTGGCCCTTGGACATCGTAGACTTTCGATTCTTGATCTCTCTTCAGCAGGGCATCAGCCTATGCAGTCGGATTGTGGCCGCTATACCATCGTTTTTAATGGTGAGATCTACAACCATTTAAAACTCCGTGAGCAGCTAAAAGCAGAGCGGGTTGCGCCTGTCTGGCGTGGTCACGCCGACACAGAGAGCTTGCTTGCGTGTTTTGTCGCCTGGGGAATCGAGAAGACTCTTCAATCCATTGGCGGGATGTTTGCATTTGCCCTGTGGGATAGGAAAGAGAGGAAGTTGACGCTTGCGCGTGATCGCATGGGTGAGAAGCCGCTCTACTACGGATTTGCGGCTGATGATTTTCTTTTCGCGTCAGAGCTAAAAGCGTTACGTTGTCACCCAAAATGGCAAGGCAGTGTCGATAGGAGCGGTCTGGGGCTACTGCTGCGCTATAACTACATACCAGCACCGCATACCATCTACAAAGGAATCTCAAAGCTGGATGCTGGTTGTTATCTGACGGTCCGGAGTGGTGGAGAGCCAGAGGTGACTCGCTACTGGAGTGCAGAGCAGGTTGCATTTGATGGCGCTAGAAAGATGCGCTTTGAGGGTGACCCAGAGGATGCGGTACAGAGCCTTGAATCGAAGTTGATGCAATCGCTTTCTGGGCAAATGTTGTCGGATGTTTCATTAGGTGCTTTTCTGTCTGGTGGCGTCGATTCTTCGACGGTGGTTGCACTGATGCAGGCGTCAAGTTCGAGACCGATCAAGACGTTTACGATCGGATTCGATGTTCAAGGTTTCGATGAGGCGGCAGACGCAAGTCGGGTGGCAAGGCATTTAGGAACAGAGCACACAGAGCATTATGTGACGGGAAGAGAAGCGCTCGAAGTCGTACCGCAACTCCCAACCATCTACGATGAACCATTTGCTGATGTCTCGCAGATACCAACCTATCTCGTCTCCAGGCTCGCGAGCAGCAGTGTTACCGTGGCGCTTTCGGGGGATGGAGGTGATGAGCTGTTTGGCGGCTATAACCGGTACACGCAGGGCAAGCGGCTGTGGGAATTACTGCAGCGATTGCCGAGGGTAGGGCGGGGCTCACTAGAGGCCGTACTGAATGTTATGTCGCCGAAGCAGTGGGATTCGCTGTTTGCGTTTATTGCGCCGCTACTTCCCAAATCAAAACGCATCGGAAGTCTCGGTGATAAGATTCAGAAAATAACCTCGTTACTCTCCTGTCCAGATGCTAAATCATACTATCAGGACGTGGTCTCCTTCTGGCGGGAACCAGAGGCTGTCGTGGTCGGTTCAGAATATGTAGAGACTTTGGTTTTGACACCAGATCGTTGGCCAAAATTAGATGGAATAAGTTCGACCATGATGTATCTAGATATGGTGACCTACATGCCCGACGATATTCTGGTGAAGATGGATCGTGCGGCCATGTCAGTCGGCTTGGAAGGACGGATGCCGCTCCTTGATCAT harbors:
- a CDS encoding glycosyltransferase family 4 protein, whose product is MSEVIKDIGGKESIRILVLSKYARNGASSRYRTYQYLPFFEQLDIEVKVMPLFDESYIDQLYNSGKVSRVEYFRAFLRRISSLVTVYHYDVVLIEYEVFPYFPALFERLLSWTGIKYLVDYDDALFHQYDMHPSWLVRRLLGNKIATVMKLSEVVIAGNGYLMDYAKLAGSKRVEVIPTVVDLDNYPLTVNNKRHNSKFTIGWIGSPTTARYLQLICPALREFCEASGSHVRIVGSGEIELPGVDIEIVEWSEEDEIEMLHTFDVGIMPLPNEYWARGKCGFKLIQYMACGLPVIASPVGVNSDIVEHGVNGFLAKTTEEWVAALNALLSDSLLRQNMGEAGRSKVERQYSLQVTAPHLAGILSSVA
- the asnB gene encoding asparagine synthase (glutamine-hydrolyzing), which gives rise to MCGIAGLFDCRAVASTALVGTVSRMIATLDHRGPDDSGTWIDESVGLALGHRRLSILDLSSAGHQPMQSDCGRYTIVFNGEIYNHLKLREQLKAERVAPVWRGHADTESLLACFVAWGIEKTLQSIGGMFAFALWDRKERKLTLARDRMGEKPLYYGFAADDFLFASELKALRCHPKWQGSVDRSGLGLLLRYNYIPAPHTIYKGISKLDAGCYLTVRSGGEPEVTRYWSAEQVAFDGARKMRFEGDPEDAVQSLESKLMQSLSGQMLSDVSLGAFLSGGVDSSTVVALMQASSSRPIKTFTIGFDVQGFDEAADASRVARHLGTEHTEHYVTGREALEVVPQLPTIYDEPFADVSQIPTYLVSRLASSSVTVALSGDGGDELFGGYNRYTQGKRLWELLQRLPRVGRGSLEAVLNVMSPKQWDSLFAFIAPLLPKSKRIGSLGDKIQKITSLLSCPDAKSYYQDVVSFWREPEAVVVGSEYVETLVLTPDRWPKLDGISSTMMYLDMVTYMPDDILVKMDRAAMSVGLEGRMPLLDHRLVEFAWSLPLEMKIKDGVGKWPLREVLYKYVPRELIERPKMGFGVPLDSWLRGPLREWAEDLLDEQRLINEGYFDADPIRMMWQEHISGKANRQHQLWSVLMFQAWLENQ